From a region of the Pseudanabaena sp. ABRG5-3 genome:
- the hisF gene encoding imidazole glycerol phosphate synthase subunit HisF — protein MLAKRILPCLDVKAGRVVKGVNFVDLKDAGDPVELAQAYNLAGADELVFLDITATHEDRGTILDVVYRTAEQVFIPLTVGGGVRNLDNIRELLRAGADKVSMNSAAVHDPDLINRSSDRFGNQCIVVAIDARRRNDPQNLGWDVYVRGGRENTGIDALWWAQEVVKRGAGEILLTSMDADGTKAGYDLELTRQVADLVEVPVIASGGAGNCEHILQAVTEGRAEAALLASLLHYGELTISEIKEYLSAHQVPVRSL, from the coding sequence ATGCTGGCGAAACGGATTTTGCCTTGTCTTGATGTAAAAGCAGGTCGAGTCGTCAAAGGTGTGAATTTTGTCGATCTCAAGGATGCTGGCGATCCCGTAGAACTAGCACAGGCTTATAATCTCGCAGGAGCCGATGAACTGGTATTCCTCGACATTACCGCTACCCATGAAGATCGCGGCACGATTTTAGATGTGGTCTATCGCACTGCCGAACAGGTTTTTATTCCCCTCACCGTTGGTGGCGGTGTCCGCAATCTTGACAATATTCGCGAACTACTACGGGCTGGAGCCGATAAGGTCAGCATGAATTCCGCCGCCGTTCACGATCCTGACCTCATTAATCGCAGTAGCGATCGCTTTGGTAATCAGTGCATTGTCGTAGCGATCGATGCCCGTCGCAGAAACGATCCGCAAAATTTAGGTTGGGATGTCTATGTACGTGGTGGACGCGAGAATACTGGCATTGATGCACTCTGGTGGGCGCAGGAAGTCGTTAAGCGTGGTGCAGGCGAAATTTTGCTGACCAGTATGGATGCTGATGGAACCAAGGCTGGTTACGATCTTGAACTTACGCGCCAAGTTGCGGATTTGGTAGAAGTGCCTGTAATTGCTTCAGGTGGGGCAGGTAATTGCGAGCATATTCTCCAAGCAGTCACAGAGGGTAGAGCCGAAGCAGCATTGCTAGCCTCATTACTACACTATGGTGAATTAACAATCTCTGAAATTAAAGAATATCTCAGCGCTCATCAAGTACCTGTGCGCTCACTTTAG
- a CDS encoding sodium-dependent bicarbonate transport family permease, with amino-acid sequence MDLDLIVSNVLNPPILFFFLGMMAVLIKSDLEIPPPIPKLFSLYLLLAIGFKGGVELVKSGISQEVVLTMVAAILMACLVPVYSFFILRIKLDAYNAAAIAATYGSISAVTFITASSFLGQLNIPFDGYMVAALALMESPAIIVGLILVSLFTAAEKAEKGEEREFAWGEVLREAFLNSSVFLLVGSLIIGCLTGERGWHVLSPFTQDMFYGVLTFFLMDMGLVAAKRIKDLQKTGVFLIAFAILMPILNSGVGIAIARLISMSPGDALLFAVLCASASYIAVPAAMRLTVPEANPSLYVSTALAVTFPFNIIVGIPLYLYVINLFWV; translated from the coding sequence ATGGATTTAGACCTAATTGTTTCTAATGTTCTCAATCCGCCGATTTTGTTCTTTTTCTTGGGCATGATGGCGGTATTGATTAAGTCGGATTTAGAAATTCCGCCACCAATTCCGAAATTATTCTCACTATATTTACTTCTAGCGATCGGCTTTAAGGGTGGGGTCGAGCTTGTTAAAAGCGGGATTAGCCAAGAAGTAGTTCTGACAATGGTTGCGGCAATCCTCATGGCTTGCCTTGTCCCCGTTTATTCGTTTTTCATTCTCAGGATCAAGCTTGATGCCTATAATGCTGCTGCGATCGCGGCAACCTATGGATCGATTAGTGCTGTTACCTTCATCACCGCTAGCTCATTTTTAGGACAGTTAAATATTCCCTTTGATGGCTATATGGTTGCAGCTTTAGCACTGATGGAATCCCCCGCAATTATTGTCGGATTGATCCTTGTAAGTCTATTCACCGCCGCCGAGAAAGCTGAAAAAGGCGAAGAACGAGAATTTGCGTGGGGTGAAGTTCTCCGCGAAGCTTTTCTGAATAGCTCCGTATTTTTGCTAGTTGGCAGCTTAATTATTGGTTGCCTCACAGGGGAAAGAGGTTGGCATGTCCTGTCACCCTTCACCCAAGATATGTTTTACGGTGTGTTGACTTTCTTCTTAATGGATATGGGATTAGTCGCCGCAAAACGTATTAAAGATTTACAAAAAACAGGTGTATTTCTAATTGCCTTTGCGATTTTGATGCCAATCTTAAATTCGGGTGTGGGAATTGCGATCGCCAGATTAATTTCGATGTCGCCGGGAGATGCACTTTTGTTTGCAGTGCTATGTGCTAGCGCATCTTATATCGCCGTACCTGCTGCGATGCGTCTGACCGTGCCAGAAGCAAATCCTAGCCTCTATGTCTCGACTGCCCTAGCCGTCACATTCCCCTTTAACATTATTGTCGGAATTCCTTTATATTTATATGTAATCAATTTATTTTGGGTCTAG
- a CDS encoding BlaI/MecI/CopY family transcriptional regulator: MTPLPKHRPKQLSLGPLESELLNIIWDSTRISATDIHDRILADPDRELAYGSVMTVLRRLEQKGWIACDKEGRTFYWRTLISREEAQALTAYHQLNRFLEVGDADIVAAFANDLDRASMDKLEAIATRLKTIRQSREQSQEG, encoded by the coding sequence ATGACTCCATTACCAAAACATCGACCGAAACAGTTATCGCTTGGTCCCTTAGAGTCGGAACTCCTCAATATTATTTGGGATAGCACAAGGATTAGTGCGACGGATATCCACGATCGCATTCTTGCCGATCCCGATCGCGAGTTAGCCTATGGCTCAGTGATGACCGTATTGCGCCGCCTCGAACAAAAGGGTTGGATTGCCTGCGATAAAGAGGGACGTACTTTCTATTGGCGCACCTTGATTTCCCGCGAGGAAGCGCAAGCCTTAACGGCTTATCACCAACTCAATCGTTTCTTAGAAGTGGGTGATGCGGATATTGTGGCAGCCTTTGCCAATGACCTCGATCGCGCCAGTATGGACAAGCTCGAAGCGATCGCCACACGCCTCAAAACTATTCGCCAATCTAGAGAACAGTCACAGGAAGGTTAG
- a CDS encoding MBL fold metallo-hydrolase, with protein sequence MLKKLKLNHLLAFALAAIAAIMSMTIGQSWEPVVAQNQSQNQVQKQAQKPTEAPLQTISLQNAGLQLQEVAQGVYALIASTDFPPASPAVAIANGGIVIGSESVLVIDPFQTSDLAELLIATVKSLTDKPIKYVLNTHYHFDHTGGNVAFVKQNIPVIGRGVIREYIQSGKNNTNGVTPPTVIVNSQTDIWLGDRQVRIERVDGHSAGTDLVAYVPDAKVLFTGDMVFNKRIPYTGDSDIRQWQGSLYRLIATFPEAKVVPGHGDVTDVTGLQAQQAYFSWLERTALEWKAQILTKEQVLEKFARVPDAYKDYKFKGIYPMNLESAYEQFTRSKTIPLIP encoded by the coding sequence ATGCTGAAAAAGCTTAAGCTTAATCACCTTCTTGCCTTTGCCCTTGCGGCGATTGCTGCCATCATGTCAATGACAATTGGGCAGAGTTGGGAGCCTGTGGTAGCGCAGAATCAGTCACAAAATCAAGTTCAAAAGCAAGCCCAAAAACCTACGGAAGCTCCCCTTCAAACTATTAGCTTGCAAAATGCAGGTTTACAGTTGCAAGAGGTTGCTCAAGGTGTATATGCACTGATTGCTAGTACTGATTTTCCACCTGCGAGTCCTGCGGTCGCGATCGCTAATGGCGGGATTGTCATCGGTAGCGAGAGTGTGTTGGTGATTGACCCATTTCAAACCTCAGATCTAGCGGAACTGTTAATTGCGACAGTAAAATCACTGACAGATAAGCCAATCAAATATGTTTTGAATACCCATTATCACTTTGACCATACAGGCGGTAACGTTGCCTTTGTAAAGCAAAATATTCCTGTGATCGGACGTGGTGTAATTCGTGAATATATTCAAAGCGGGAAAAATAATACTAATGGCGTTACTCCACCGACGGTAATTGTCAATAGCCAAACTGATATTTGGTTAGGCGATCGCCAAGTCCGTATTGAGCGTGTCGATGGGCATTCGGCTGGCACTGATCTGGTTGCCTATGTTCCCGATGCTAAAGTCCTATTCACAGGTGATATGGTTTTCAATAAGCGGATTCCCTACACTGGCGATAGCGATATTCGGCAATGGCAAGGTAGCTTGTACCGCTTGATTGCCACTTTCCCTGAGGCTAAGGTTGTCCCCGGACATGGCGATGTCACTGATGTGACTGGCTTACAAGCTCAGCAGGCTTATTTCAGTTGGTTAGAGCGTACAGCTTTGGAATGGAAAGCTCAGATTTTAACCAAGGAGCAAGTACTAGAAAAATTTGCCAGAGTCCCTGATGCTTACAAAGACTACAAATTTAAAGGGATCTATCCTATGAATTTAGAGTCCGCCTATGAGCAATTTACTCGTAGCAAAACTATTCCCTTGATTCCTTAA
- a CDS encoding P-II family nitrogen regulator → MHAVKRIEIVSDSVESHKIIKVLETVGVLNYTVIRNVIGKGVSGTNSGDLDMSMLENDYVIAFFLADKTKPLVEQLRPIINKFGGACYISDALEIKSIQCVASL, encoded by the coding sequence ATGCACGCGGTGAAAAGGATCGAGATTGTATCTGATTCTGTCGAATCCCATAAAATCATCAAGGTTTTAGAAACTGTTGGGGTTTTGAACTATACAGTCATCCGCAATGTAATTGGCAAGGGTGTCAGTGGCACTAATTCGGGTGATTTAGATATGAGCATGTTGGAAAACGACTATGTGATTGCCTTCTTTTTGGCTGATAAGACTAAGCCTCTGGTCGAACAACTAAGACCAATCATCAATAAATTTGGTGGTGCTTGTTATATTTCCGATGCTTTAGAAATTAAATCGATTCAATGTGTTGCCTCCCTTTAA
- a CDS encoding DnaJ domain-containing protein — translation MNQLPKEQKLQFIRIDRGISQFNHDYYAALGLPIITSPIYIRHVYLSIARILHPDVYGFSPEEKAVATQYLAKLVNPAYDILMKEQERQAYQGIFKLLAKRLMQKSRNVPIHSAIACELLFAPNDGLYERSVSAIAKVQYQSLDNILQYTGQISELNLVYILYKEGYIYGVPNMPPVLLPMVQPKNAYFPPAYPTPAVQNPYTNSTYANVRSTYQTYQPTANSQNDDDATVIQTSEEVLSNKEIADRLKICEMYMSQNDWKNALKELREVLQMNKDNSKCLAMLGVVYKNTNQPQMAKISFQRSLQLNPREPLALKHIKDLGNPNPEQKSDPKPKPSTSNQKKALPPPQQRGWLSNLLGWASPNDPK, via the coding sequence ATGAATCAACTGCCCAAGGAGCAAAAGCTCCAGTTTATCCGCATTGATCGAGGTATTAGTCAGTTTAACCATGACTATTACGCTGCATTGGGTTTGCCAATTATCACTAGCCCCATCTATATCCGCCATGTTTATCTGAGCATTGCCCGTATTTTGCACCCCGATGTTTACGGGTTTTCGCCAGAGGAAAAGGCAGTTGCAACGCAGTACCTCGCAAAGCTGGTCAATCCTGCCTATGACATTTTGATGAAAGAGCAGGAACGCCAAGCCTATCAAGGGATATTTAAATTACTTGCTAAGCGGCTCATGCAGAAGTCCCGCAATGTGCCGATTCATTCGGCGATCGCCTGTGAATTACTATTTGCGCCTAATGATGGTTTATATGAGCGTTCAGTTTCTGCGATCGCTAAAGTGCAATATCAATCTCTAGACAATATTTTGCAATATACGGGACAAATTAGTGAATTGAATCTGGTCTATATTCTCTACAAAGAAGGGTATATATACGGTGTGCCGAATATGCCACCTGTCCTATTGCCAATGGTTCAGCCTAAAAATGCGTACTTCCCACCAGCCTATCCCACACCAGCAGTCCAAAATCCTTATACAAATTCTACTTACGCCAATGTAAGGTCTACATATCAAACCTATCAACCAACAGCAAATAGCCAGAATGACGATGATGCAACAGTAATTCAGACTAGTGAAGAAGTATTAAGTAACAAGGAGATCGCAGATCGCCTGAAAATCTGTGAGATGTATATGAGTCAAAACGACTGGAAAAATGCTCTCAAGGAATTACGCGAAGTTTTGCAAATGAATAAAGATAATAGTAAATGTCTGGCAATGTTGGGTGTGGTTTATAAAAATACTAATCAGCCCCAAATGGCAAAAATTAGCTTCCAGCGATCGCTTCAACTGAACCCTAGAGAACCACTAGCTCTAAAACATATTAAAGATCTCGGTAATCCTAATCCTGAGCAAAAAAGTGATCCTAAACCAAAGCCTTCTACTTCTAATCAGAAAAAAGCACTCCCACCTCCCCAACAACGAGGGTGGTTATCCAATCTCCTCGGATGGGCTTCTCCTAATGATCCTAAATAA
- a CDS encoding CPP1-like family protein, protein MSEPTPYEKLGVHDEASFEEVRDARDRLLREYEGDESQQEVIEVAYDAILMDRLRARKEGKIAVPDRIRYPERLSTAIPAALQNNPQRRAPSWLSRLLDSPSQKDIYISLGIFTGLGAISFFVPTATTTWLSFGLIVSVYLLTRKENRFGRALLISLSGITVGVVLAALTNQVLVLSRLVSDGFFPSPIQMAIILLVMWLHACFLR, encoded by the coding sequence ATGAGCGAACCAACTCCCTACGAAAAACTAGGAGTCCATGACGAAGCCTCCTTTGAAGAAGTGCGTGATGCACGCGATCGCCTATTGCGCGAATATGAGGGGGATGAGTCTCAACAAGAAGTAATCGAGGTTGCCTACGATGCCATCCTTATGGATCGTTTACGCGCCCGTAAAGAAGGCAAGATAGCTGTTCCCGATCGTATTCGCTATCCTGAACGCCTATCGACAGCGATTCCTGCGGCTTTACAAAATAATCCCCAACGTCGCGCTCCCTCTTGGTTATCAAGATTATTAGACAGTCCTAGTCAAAAAGACATTTACATTTCTCTGGGGATTTTTACTGGACTTGGGGCAATCAGCTTTTTTGTGCCAACTGCTACCACCACTTGGCTATCGTTTGGCTTGATTGTTAGTGTTTATTTACTCACACGCAAAGAAAATCGCTTTGGACGAGCTCTGTTGATTTCCTTGTCGGGGATCACTGTGGGGGTAGTGCTTGCGGCTTTGACTAACCAAGTTTTGGTATTGTCCCGTTTGGTAAGCGATGGATTTTTCCCTAGCCCAATCCAAATGGCAATTATTTTGTTAGTCATGTGGCTCCATGCTTGTTTCTTGCGTTAA
- the ndhL gene encoding NAD(P)H-quinone oxidoreductase subunit L, with protein MSFLLSAPILAAIVYAAIAGTYLLVLPLIILFYFKARWYKTGSLERVFICFLAFFFFPGLLLLSPFFNFRPEARTI; from the coding sequence ATGTCGTTTCTTCTCTCTGCCCCAATACTTGCCGCAATTGTGTATGCCGCGATCGCAGGTACATATTTACTTGTACTGCCTCTGATCATTTTGTTTTATTTCAAGGCCCGTTGGTACAAAACAGGTTCTCTTGAAAGAGTATTCATTTGTTTCTTAGCCTTTTTCTTCTTCCCCGGTTTGTTATTACTATCACCCTTCTTTAACTTCCGCCCCGAAGCACGCACTATTTAA
- a CDS encoding MBL fold metallo-hydrolase, whose product MLKNFNRKYAAIVFGLTAIATATFTSVLVGLPAASQTKIQAQPQNQLQKNKPSPIIKKINLQDAGLQLQKVGQGVYALVASGDIPPVLPTVAICNGGIVIGSDSVLVIDPFHSPQLAELMITTVKSLTDKPIKYVLNTHYHFARTGGNATFIKLGIPVLGRGAIREYIRMGKDGTKGFTPPNVVLNGQVTLDLWLGDRQVKIEPVEGHASGTDLVIYVPDAKVLFTGDMVFHKRIPYTGDSDLRKWQASLARLITNFPNAKVVPGEGAVTDVTGIKDQQTYFSWLENLAFQWKAQNLTKEQVLEKFTKVPDAYKDYKFQSLYSLTLISAYEQFTRSQNIPLIP is encoded by the coding sequence ATGCTAAAGAACTTCAACCGCAAATACGCTGCCATAGTATTCGGTTTAACTGCGATCGCTACCGCCACATTCACATCTGTTTTGGTTGGATTGCCTGCTGCGTCTCAAACTAAGATCCAAGCTCAACCGCAAAATCAGTTACAAAAAAATAAGCCATCGCCAATAATTAAAAAAATTAACCTGCAAGATGCGGGCTTGCAACTACAAAAGGTGGGGCAAGGAGTTTACGCTTTAGTCGCCAGTGGGGACATTCCACCTGTACTACCGACAGTGGCAATTTGTAATGGGGGCATTGTCATTGGTAGTGATAGTGTTTTGGTAATTGATCCTTTTCATTCGCCACAATTGGCTGAATTGATGATCACAACAGTGAAATCACTCACAGATAAACCGATTAAGTATGTCTTAAATACGCATTATCATTTTGCGCGAACTGGGGGCAATGCTACTTTTATCAAGTTAGGGATTCCTGTGCTTGGACGCGGGGCAATCCGTGAATATATTCGCATGGGTAAAGATGGGACAAAGGGCTTTACACCTCCTAATGTAGTCCTCAATGGTCAAGTCACCCTCGATCTTTGGTTAGGCGATCGCCAAGTCAAAATTGAACCTGTAGAGGGTCATGCCTCTGGTACTGATTTGGTTATTTATGTACCTGATGCTAAGGTTTTATTTACTGGGGATATGGTTTTTCATAAACGAATTCCCTACACTGGGGACAGCGATCTGCGTAAGTGGCAAGCTAGCTTAGCTCGCTTAATTACGAATTTCCCCAATGCTAAAGTTGTACCGGGGGAAGGAGCGGTTACGGACGTGACTGGCATCAAAGATCAGCAAACTTACTTTAGTTGGTTAGAAAATTTAGCATTTCAATGGAAGGCGCAAAATTTGACTAAGGAGCAAGTTCTAGAGAAATTTACGAAAGTGCCCGATGCTTACAAAGACTACAAATTTCAAAGTTTATATAGCCTAACCTTGATCTCAGCCTATGAACAATTTACGCGGAGCCAAAATATTCCCTTGATTCCCTAA
- a CDS encoding TIGR02281 family clan AA aspartic protease, whose product MSKINLATITLIVSSLIGMSDLFVNKFNFVNQANAQDLDCFMVNSKGRRIDLSGLCSSSQNETVRIPIKRRMRGIPIVEVTFNGNRVYEMMLDTGASRTLITAEMAQTLNVVPDTSEEFDIADGSKVSFPIGKVKSISLGSLKVQMMPVPIATKANMGLLGHDFFGNLDIKIGRNVIELSPRRSL is encoded by the coding sequence ATGTCCAAAATCAATTTAGCAACGATTACTTTAATAGTTAGTTCTTTGATTGGTATGAGTGATTTATTTGTCAATAAATTTAACTTTGTCAACCAAGCGAATGCCCAAGATTTAGATTGTTTCATGGTTAATTCTAAAGGACGGCGCATCGATCTCAGTGGTCTATGTAGCAGTAGCCAGAATGAAACAGTCAGAATTCCCATTAAGAGACGTATGCGTGGTATTCCTATTGTTGAAGTAACTTTTAATGGGAATCGTGTCTATGAAATGATGTTGGATACTGGAGCAAGTAGAACTTTGATTACTGCTGAAATGGCTCAAACACTGAATGTTGTACCCGATACTTCAGAGGAGTTTGACATTGCTGATGGAAGTAAGGTTAGCTTTCCTATCGGCAAAGTAAAATCGATTTCCTTGGGTTCTCTCAAAGTTCAAATGATGCCTGTCCCGATCGCCACGAAAGCAAATATGGGATTGTTAGGTCATGATTTTTTCGGTAATCTCGATATCAAAATCGGACGGAATGTGATTGAGCTATCTCCTCGTAGATCCCTTTAA
- a CDS encoding NAD+ synthase, with protein sequence MKFGIAQLNPIIGDLVGNCDRLLSAVQKLAAQGVQLVLTPELSVCGYPPRDLLMHHQFVRDMDSAIADLAQKLTHDVAVLVGTVSINPQASQVGGKPLFNSAALLQDGKVQQIFHKRLLPTYDVFDEDRYFEVGEGSQVFTLKLQNRASLRVGVTICEDIWNDEKFWGKRNYADDPVAELAQKEVDLLVNLSASPYAVGKQKLREAMLSHSAIVHNLPLLYANQVGANDDLIFDGRSMAFNRDGEIVARGKGFDEDLLVIDFEQVDPSPNLSSYESDDAEIFAALVLGVRDYVQKCRFRKVVIGLSGGIDSALVAVIATEAIGKENVLGVLMPSPYSSDHSITDAIALAQNLGITTETIPIQPMMSAFDHSLANLFARRASDVTEENLQSRIRGSLLMAISNKFGHLLISTGNKSEVSVGYCTLYGDMNGGLAAIADVPKTRVFSICEWLNHTNSPLAIKQGVVEVIPVNIITKPPSAELKPDQVDQDSLPPYDILDDILHKLINQHLSAAEIIGSGHEQATVDRVVRLVKIAEFKRRQAAPGLKITDRAFGSGWRMPIASKVTP encoded by the coding sequence GTGAAATTTGGGATCGCACAGCTTAATCCGATCATTGGTGATTTGGTGGGTAATTGCGATCGCCTGTTGTCTGCTGTCCAAAAATTAGCGGCGCAAGGTGTGCAGCTAGTCCTGACACCTGAACTCTCAGTTTGTGGCTATCCACCTCGTGACCTATTGATGCATCATCAGTTTGTGCGCGATATGGACTCCGCGATCGCCGATTTAGCACAGAAACTTACCCATGATGTGGCGGTACTAGTGGGGACAGTTTCCATAAATCCGCAGGCAAGTCAGGTGGGGGGCAAGCCTCTATTTAATAGTGCAGCTTTGTTACAAGACGGCAAAGTGCAGCAAATTTTCCATAAGCGATTGTTGCCAACCTATGACGTATTTGATGAAGATCGCTATTTTGAGGTAGGTGAAGGGAGTCAAGTTTTTACGTTAAAGCTGCAAAATCGAGCGTCCTTGCGAGTGGGGGTGACTATTTGCGAGGATATTTGGAATGATGAGAAGTTTTGGGGGAAACGGAACTATGCTGATGATCCCGTCGCGGAACTGGCGCAAAAAGAAGTAGATTTGCTGGTTAATTTATCCGCTTCTCCCTATGCGGTCGGTAAGCAGAAGTTGCGTGAAGCCATGCTCAGCCATAGTGCGATCGTGCATAACTTACCCTTGCTCTATGCCAATCAAGTCGGCGCAAATGACGATCTGATTTTTGATGGGCGCAGTATGGCGTTTAATCGCGATGGGGAAATTGTGGCGCGGGGCAAAGGTTTTGACGAGGATTTGCTGGTAATTGATTTTGAGCAAGTTGATCCGAGTCCAAATTTATCTAGCTATGAAAGTGACGATGCGGAAATCTTTGCGGCTCTGGTTCTCGGTGTGCGGGACTATGTGCAGAAATGTCGCTTTCGTAAAGTTGTCATTGGCTTAAGTGGTGGGATTGACTCGGCGCTAGTTGCGGTGATCGCCACAGAAGCGATCGGCAAAGAGAATGTCTTGGGCGTGCTGATGCCTTCTCCCTATAGTTCCGATCATTCGATTACCGATGCGATCGCCCTTGCCCAGAATTTAGGAATTACGACAGAAACAATTCCTATTCAGCCAATGATGTCGGCTTTTGATCATAGTTTGGCAAATCTATTTGCGAGACGTGCTAGTGATGTCACTGAAGAGAATTTACAATCGCGGATTCGGGGAAGCTTACTCATGGCAATCTCCAATAAATTTGGACATTTGCTAATTTCTACGGGGAATAAATCCGAGGTGTCCGTGGGCTACTGTACTCTCTATGGCGATATGAATGGTGGTCTGGCGGCGATCGCGGATGTTCCGAAAACGCGAGTATTTTCGATTTGCGAATGGCTCAATCACACTAATTCGCCGCTAGCAATTAAGCAGGGTGTTGTCGAAGTTATTCCTGTAAATATCATCACCAAGCCCCCTAGTGCAGAGCTAAAGCCCGATCAGGTCGATCAGGATTCACTGCCACCCTACGATATTCTCGATGATATTTTGCATAAGTTAATCAATCAGCATTTATCGGCAGCCGAGATCATTGGCTCAGGACATGAGCAAGCAACGGTGGATCGCGTAGTGCGTCTAGTCAAAATTGCCGAATTCAAACGCCGCCAAGCTGCCCCTGGTCTAAAAATTACGGATCGCGCCTTTGGCTCTGGATGGAGAATGCCGATCGCCAGTAAAGTTACACCATAA
- a CDS encoding DUF3007 family protein, whose translation MRRIDAIAIMVAFFGFGGVAFWAFRAYGFDTTNAGVWSQVVLVGVLLAWISTYVFRAVTQTMTYNQQLDDYKKAVLAKQLEEMSPEDRERLLAEVEAEKKLTQNAVKDE comes from the coding sequence ATGCGCCGCATTGATGCCATAGCAATTATGGTTGCTTTTTTTGGATTTGGTGGAGTTGCTTTTTGGGCGTTTCGCGCCTATGGTTTCGATACTACTAATGCAGGCGTTTGGAGTCAGGTGGTTCTCGTAGGTGTATTACTGGCTTGGATTTCCACCTATGTGTTTCGAGCCGTTACTCAAACCATGACCTACAATCAGCAACTTGACGATTACAAAAAGGCAGTTTTGGCAAAGCAACTTGAAGAAATGTCACCTGAAGATCGCGAAAGGTTGCTTGCTGAGGTAGAGGCAGAAAAGAAACTAACTCAAAATGCCGTCAAAGATGAATGA
- a CDS encoding M56 family metallopeptidase: MPFFSMHSVMLLGSLGLAWGLRYGWQSSHNPSVTWQMRWHKALFCFVLPPMLVVTTAIAVLCMGAEGQMIGLQAGYVSYAIALIFLIYSIFRSGQLALMGWQSLQKLQKLVINSEVANGSNSMQLLNIPMLFAAQIGFWKSKLFVSQGLLDTLDAEHLEAVLLHERAHAHYHDTFWFFWLGCLRQIMPWLPNTQELWEELLLLRELRADRWAAQYLDGLLLAESLLEMVSHNMLPSETFAAAFGSTNTSDRLEERINFLLAEPEPLPKFSWRSLFWLGLSLLPLTVLPLHS; the protein is encoded by the coding sequence ATGCCATTTTTCTCGATGCATTCTGTGATGCTTTTGGGTTCTCTGGGCTTAGCGTGGGGTTTGCGTTACGGTTGGCAGAGTAGCCATAATCCATCAGTAACTTGGCAAATGCGTTGGCATAAAGCCTTATTTTGCTTTGTACTGCCACCGATGCTAGTCGTCACGACCGCGATCGCTGTGCTATGTATGGGAGCCGAAGGTCAAATGATCGGTTTGCAAGCTGGCTATGTCAGCTATGCGATCGCCTTAATATTTTTGATTTATAGCATCTTCCGCAGTGGACAACTTGCCTTGATGGGCTGGCAATCCTTACAAAAATTGCAAAAGTTGGTCATCAATAGCGAAGTTGCAAATGGCTCAAATTCCATGCAGTTGCTGAATATCCCAATGTTGTTTGCCGCACAAATTGGCTTTTGGAAATCAAAGCTTTTTGTGAGCCAAGGTTTGCTCGATACCCTTGATGCCGAACATCTTGAAGCAGTTTTGTTGCATGAACGTGCCCATGCCCATTACCACGATACATTCTGGTTTTTCTGGCTAGGCTGTCTCCGTCAAATCATGCCTTGGTTGCCCAATACCCAAGAGCTGTGGGAAGAGTTGCTCCTATTACGTGAACTACGCGCCGATCGCTGGGCAGCTCAATATTTAGATGGCTTATTACTTGCTGAATCACTATTAGAAATGGTTAGCCATAATATGCTCCCGTCCGAGACTTTTGCCGCCGCTTTTGGTTCAACAAATACAAGCGATCGCCTAGAAGAACGAATTAACTTTTTATTAGCTGAGCCTGAGCCACTGCCCAAATTTTCTTGGCGATCGCTCTTTTGGCTAGGACTTTCTTTATTACCACTTACTGTATTGCCATTACATTCCTAA
- the rpsJ gene encoding 30S ribosomal protein S10 yields MAPQQQKIRIRLKAFDHRLLDSSCEKIVETANRTNAAAVGPIPLPTRRRIYCVLRSPHVDKDSREHFETRTHSRIIDIYQPSAKTIDALMKLDLAAGVDIEVKL; encoded by the coding sequence GTGGCACCTCAACAACAAAAGATTCGGATTCGTCTCAAAGCTTTCGATCATCGCCTGCTAGATTCTTCCTGCGAAAAAATCGTCGAAACTGCTAATCGTACAAACGCGGCTGCCGTTGGCCCTATTCCTCTGCCAACACGCCGTCGTATCTACTGCGTTCTCAGATCGCCCCACGTAGATAAGGACTCTCGCGAACATTTTGAAACCCGTACCCATAGTCGGATTATCGACATTTATCAACCTTCGGCAAAAACCATCGATGCTCTTATGAAGCTCGATCTTGCTGCTGGTGTCGATATCGAAGTAAAACTCTAA